From the genome of Cololabis saira isolate AMF1-May2022 chromosome 1, fColSai1.1, whole genome shotgun sequence:
acagtttttctttgattggaaatgtttttttattgaagtgattttttttttcattgaaaatatttttttctttttgaagcaacttcttttttgattaaatgataaagacacaaatgtcctacccataatatggcccaaacacaaaaaacactacttcaatcaaaaatgttgcttcaaaacttcacttctatcaaagaaaacatttccaatcaaataaaaaaaagtgttcaaataaaaagtgttcaaatgcatttttttagtctcaaatatttttttgccttcaaacacttttttctttgattgaaatatttttttttgattgaagttaattttttttaattgaaaatatattttttgattgaagcaatcttttttttgattgaataatcaAGACACACATCTACCTCCATAGCACTTGTGCTTTTTCCTCAGAACCGAaatcaaaggtttttttttttttttttttttttggtaacagCATAAAAATTGTGTTATGACATCTGATATGTTTATATTGAACTTAAAAAAgtttaaacttttatttttgcACATGGACCTATGTGAATCACCTCCAAACCTAGGAGGCAATGTGGATTAATAGGTGCCTACATTGTTCTATTTATTGGTCTATGTACATTTTATGCtgtctgttgctgcttttttgtaattaactgtattttaacttataaaatgtgtgtttgtatcacttgtaaggtgaccttgggtgacctgaaaggcgcctctaaataaaatgaattaatattattgttattattgaggTCACATTGGAGTTAGTTTTTACCAtctaaaataaatcaaacttcATACATTTAATTCATCCATTAATCTTTGATGTATACCCACGTATTGCAGTTTATGTTCACAGGAATTTGCTGGAGgtgagaacatgcaaacacagAATGACTCCTGCTGCGATTCGAACAGGAACCTTCTTGTTGTGAATCAAATGTGGACAAGCCGCCAGTTCATTAGCCCCATATAAGGCAacatatagacaaacaaccatacaCGCAGGCAACTACCAATTAACCTGAAATAGGCCTAAATGTTTTTGGATGCTGGGAGGACACCGAAGGACCTGGAGAAACCCACTCAAGAATGGTGAGAACCGGCAAACACCACACGGAGAGGCCACTGTAACACTGTCTTTGGTCCTTgttacagtggggagaacaagtatttgatacgctgccgattttgcaggttttcccacttgcaaagcatgtagaaggggggaccttgcgtgcgctgcaggattttaatccatgacggcgtagtgtgttactaatggttttctttgagactgtggtcccagctctcttcaggtcattgaccaggtcctgccgtgtagttctgggctgatccctcaccttcctcatgatcattgatgccccacgaggtgagattttgcatggagcccctgaccgagggagattgaccgtcatcttgaacttgttccattttctaataattgcgccaacagttgttgccttctcaccaagctgcttgcctattgtcctgtagcccatcccagccttgtgcaggtctacaattgtatccctgatgtccttacacagctctctggtcttggccattgtggagaggttggagtttgtttgattgagtgtgtggacaggtgtcttttatacaggtaacgagttcaaacaggtgcagttaatacaggtaatgagtggagaacaggagggcttcttaaagaagaactaacaggtctgtgagagccagacttactggttgacaggtgatcaaatacttatgtcatgcaataaaatgcaaattaattaccgtacttaaaaatcatacatgtgattttctggatttttttttagattctgtcactcacagttgaagagtacctatgataaaaattacagacttctacatgctttgcaagtgggaaaacctgcaaaatcggcagtgtatcaaatacttgttctccccactgtacatGGTCCATGTTGATATGTCACAATATGCATCATGCTTGCATCAGTGGCATGATTTTAAACAAACTGCTATAGTTTACTTCAACTGCATCACCAGTTCATTTTATTGATACAGCATACCACTCTATGACATTTGTCAGATCCGTTTGACTCATGAAAACCATTTGATGGCAtatactttattttctttaaagaaGATACATTAAATCCATTTTTGTAAGCTGACACAATTTACTGAGGCTTTAATAACAGGTCAAAATAAGAGTTTCAATACATTGCAATAACTCTTTTATCAACTGTAACTTGAAACATTTTTAAGTCTAATTTTTGGGTCACAGGTAGGAAGGTGAAAGAGGGTGTAGATAAGGAGAGCAAAGCTGCTAATCTGGGCCAGGTCTCTCTCGAAAAAGAGATTTGAATCCCAACGGGACtaatctggttaaataaaggtttaataatatttctttttaaattaagaAATCAGTGGAGCCTACATATTAAAGAATAAAGACTGGGGCTGATACCATCTCATTCTCTGTCCCATCTGTCTTGACcatttgaccttttttaaaCTCTCACAAGTCCGACAGGTTGAAGTGAGTGTCAGTTCCAGCTGCATACATTTGCTTCAGGTGCACCAGGTAACTGAGATactagcagtgttttattgttaCTAAGACCATTTAAATTAACCTGCGAATTCTACTAAGCAGTTTATATAGAAATatagataaaaaaacaacaaaaaccttcagtatttatatttgttgtCATTAGAAAATAAACAGGATGTGATGAAAATAACAGCATGTGAAAATAAACTTGGGATGCAGAACTGTATGCTCTCCCAGTAATCATCTCTAAGCCCCGACACATTTTTCTTGTCTTGGGGTGACCGGCCGCTAGTTACAGAACCTCTGGACAAACTGAACTAATACCAACAGCTGAAACAATGCAATACAGCTTAAACACATGTATTAAAACATCTAATAATCCTACATGTCCATCTCATGGGACATTTTACATAagaatttgtcctttttttagaaatacattttatgaTCATATTTGTGTACTTTATTTAACTTGCAAACACAGATCTCTGATCACATACAGGCAATCCTTGCTGAGCTGAAGGAGTGAATCCAAAGGTCCTGAAGACCTCTCTCAATTGTGATTTCCTTTTATGGCCAAGGTAACTTTTGTTTATCAAATTCAAAGTTTTGTGTCTGTTTAACAACAATTGCATTCTAGTTCATCAACTGTGTGCTTGGACTGAAAATTGGTCCTTTTGCTTACATAGTCTTCAATAGTTAGCGAGCAGTTCCCACAGCCTGAAGCTGGAGCAGTTGACTGTTTACGTGTCATTATACCCAACCCAAGTATAATGCTTCCTTTTGTGTTTCATTTATCCTGTTTGTGACCAGGAATGTGGTCTAAAAGCAGTAATAAAATGCTTTTTCTTAGATGAATATACTTGTTTTTTTGGTATGTTAAAGGAAAGGTTGGATCTAGTTAGGCTAAAAGTGCAATCGGAAACCCGATGAGAAGGTCAGAGGTATGGAAAAGTGACAGCATACTTTGCAATTTACCTTTTTTGAAATGCTTGAATCGATATGAACCTACATGTGTGATTTCAGATTACAACAGTGTGGGGCCACCTGTTTTCTATATGATTCAAAAGAgcttgtgaagaaaaaaaataaccaactTTTTGTTCCAGGCTGTGGAGTAATCTGATGTAAAGTCTTCTCTAAGCAAACTTGGTATTTTAGCTTCCTTCTATTGCAGAAAGACAGGAGTCAAAGTGGAAAAAGTAAACTTTTTGGTAGAGTGAAATTTAAGAATACTTGAGATTTACAGTGCAGATGTTTGAGCTTTTTGAGCCAAGCTCGTTCtttctttattgtttttgaGCTCCGGCCTTTTGGTGAAGAAAAGTTCTGGCCAGATAGATGCATCTGTGCTATCATAAACAACCACAAGTTCTCTAGGCTGCAAGATTgtgtttctttcttgctttttttCCAGTGTTAATTGTACAATTTGGTTCCCtaacattaacctgaaatcatattTTAAAGGTTTGTTTCAAAAAATGGATTTTGGAGGAGCATGACCCTATACTCAACCTGTTAATTCTAGTTCATCAATTAATGTTTCATATTCTGCGCGTCACCTACCAGCCACCACTGCTCATTAGAACAGGGCTTTTGTCCCCATAAGAACCATTGGTTCCATCAAGGTCACTGATTTAATCAGAACAGGTCCTAATGAGGTGATGAAAACAAGAatctacacacatacacacacctttTTAATGAATTACACTCTGCTGACTTCTGTAACagcaatttattatttattaaatgcaTATTATGACCAGCATAAGCTTTTAATACGTACTGCAGCTTTTTAATGTGAATAATATAAACCAGCTGCTTTAAGCATTCAGTTCAGACTGAGCTCCTTGTGACACTGCCAATTTAACTCATTGAGTACCATTGGCAGAACTGAGGCCAGCCCCTCTACGTAAAGCATTTTAATGAACAAGCCCAGCATAGAGCTTCGGAGGGATAACAAACACTGTTTGACCTTGAGTAAGATCATTAACTTGTttacagataaaaaaaacattgaatacAATATAGCTAAAAAGCTTTGCGTAATAAGGCAGCAGTTTTTCTTCATGTCTCCAGATGCAGTTATACTTCAGTTGTTGAAATGTCAGCTTGAGCTCACACTATCTTCAAATCCTTCATAGCAGACTCCAGACTCTGTAAAGAAATTGATGAAGATGTGAAATGACATAACATCTTCACACATTTTCACATCTTCTCCATCAATCACCAGATGCCTGACTGAAATGTGTTTGGTACCTTGACATCCCAAATGGCCATTCCTCCATCCATGCCGGTGGTGCAGAACTTGGTACACTTGCTTCTTCCTCCTTCCAGCACTGAGATTTCGCTGAAAAATTGTTTTAGACAAGTCAAAGCCTGTGTATTGTCATGGGATGTGAGGAAAAACAGCATacattggtgttttttttttttaagataaataTTTCCAGATGACCTAATTTAAGGAAATTtaagagaaaaatgaaagtggGAATTCTGTGAAgaagatttaaaaataataatgttattcttCCCAGGCAGACTAAGCCTTTGCATCCTCCTGACCTGATACTGTTCTTGTGGAGTGTGTTCAGGTTCTTGTCGGTGGACTGGGTCTCTGAGGCTCGACGGTCCAGGTTCTGGAAACGCTCCCTGGCACTGATGCCCTTCTGTGCGGCCTGTTTGGGGACATCCAGCTTGCCACCAAATGTCAGGCTGCCTTTGGCGCCGTCATACACAAACAGCATTGGGTAACAGTCATGGCCCTGAAGAAGCAGAGATGTGCAAGTTGGTGGAGCAATACATTTCTGAAACACTATTGGGAAAATTAGTTAAGATATTGTAAAGCAGGAATAGCCTTAAAGCTCAAAGCCTTGATGAGCACATCAGTTTTACTTTTGCAGTGcgtctgtgcagcagcagtaagtattaaaaacataaagtcATGCTTCCTCTGATCACATACAGGCAATCCTTGCTGAGCTGAAGGAGTTAATCCAAAGGTCCTGAAGACCTCTCTCaattgtgatttgtttttatgGCCAAGGTAACTTTTGTTTATCAAATTCAAAGTTTTGTGTCTGTTTAGCAACAATTGCATTGTTTATAACACGCATGTACTAAGGTAAACGATACAACTCCTTAATTTTCTCTGAATCATGTAACGGAAAGAAACTGTATGTACATTTCTAAAGCAATGTTTTAAAACGTTGTGACAAATTGGTCTACCAGCTGCAGACCAGCAGCCTTGGTTATTTTTCAAAGAAGGAATGAAAAAAATTACTGAATTTAGATGCACTTTTGGTGAATTAAGTCAATGGTTTTATTGCAACTTACTTGGTCTGCCATAACTAGTATGGTGTCTAGGTTACTTATAAACTCCAAAAATACTAGtgagtaaataaaaatgaccTATCTGTGATTTTATAATGACatcagattgaataaaatgTGAGGAATATTAACTCTGGGTAAGTGTAGGGTATGTGCTGAATACTCACAGCTGCAACTAGGCTGTTCTCAGTGATGAAGGTAACACACAGCAGAGGAAGAGTCTCTGAACTCAGACTTTTCACCCTGTTGAAGTCACGGCAAAAGGTCACAGACTGACAGTTAAACACATGCTAACTAACCCAGGTATGTTGCCCTGCCTTCTCCTCTCTTACGTGCCCGTCTTGCCTCCCTCTGCGACAGACACCGTGGAGTCATGGGAGACCCAGGCCAGACGGTTGCCGGAGTGTGAAAAACACACACTGTGCACCCAACCGCCTCCTCCCGAAGTctcggctgcagctccagaccCTCCAGACTCAAACAAGACCTCCCCAAATGGCATCTTGCTACCCCAGGGGGTTGGGCCGggcttctcctccacctcctttATGTAGGCTGAGAACACCCTGTGAGGTAGCGGAATTGCAGTGCTCTCATGAAAATGTCTCAGATTTATGAAGCGGATAACTGTTTGCTGTTTGGAATATGCAAGTCAAGTGTTGAGAGGAAAATACCTGCATTTGAAATCGCAGGATCCAGCAGCCAGCAGAACGTTATTGGGATGCCAGTCCAAACTCAAAATGGTTGAGCGGATTGGCTTCTTGATGTGCTTGCACACCCACCTGCACATAACACAGTTTTGTGTTGTCATCTCCCAACTTGCATGCCGTGCAGCTTTTCATGAACATTAGAGACACAAATTTCCCCCCAACTGTACCAGTCATTTTCCTGCTCAAAGTAGCAGATGGAGATGAGCCGCGAGCCACTCCCGACAGCGAACTTGTTCTCTTTTGGTGACCACTTGACACAGCGAGCGGCGCGGTTGATCCTGAGGATGACCAGGGTTGGCTTCCATGCCCCCTCTTTCAGGGTCCACACGTAGGCGTTGCGGTCCGCTCCGCAGGTCACGATACGGTTGCTGTCCGGAGCCCAGTCGATACCTGCAGGAATGAGAAGGTCTTTTACATTCTGACCTTGTGAAAAATGAAAGGTAGAtttgcacaaaaaaaagaaaaatataaagaCAAACgtcaaaaaaataattttgaatgtCTAAAAGGGAATGAAGCAACTTTGTAAAGAGCCAAAAGTCCCCTTTCATATTCGGATGCTGAATAGGAAGCTGTAGAAAGAACTATGCAAATTAGTGCAAAAACCGGAAATGAGCAAAAAACCAGAAGCTTAGACTTTCCATGTCAGTAACAGTGAGCTTTGGAAGTGCATCTCTCCACATATACCAAGTCTCTATTCTAGTTTACCCAATTTGAATTTCCCCCTgggaacacatttttttttttaattgaattgacttCACTTCACCAGTGCAGCTTAGTATAAACATGGGGagtaaaatcaaaaccttttcatttcattttccaaatttgaagtgatttttggaaacaaaaatagaaattacCACGGTATATCACTTAAAGTAATTGTTTCTCACCGGTCACTGGGCCATTATGCTCCTTCAGCTCATGGATTTTGGCCCACTTGGTCCCATCTTTCTTGTAGATGTGGACCTCGTGATTGTTGGGGCACAGGGCTATCTCtggagaggaaaaagaaaagaaaaagaacccaTTCAAACTCATTGCAACAACAGTGACAAAGCTGTAAACAGtgtgacattttgagaaacaggaAATTCATCAGCATAAAAACAAAGCACAATGTGGGTGGCAAGAGAAAATCATGACGGGCTGATCAGAGAAGTGGAACAAGGATCAGCTGACCAGGTCCGTGCAAACAAGGAAAACTAGGGAAGCACGGTATGTATCTGACTGGGGTAGTACACAGACACATGGTGTCTAAACAGAACCAGTGCAAGAACAGAAACCACTCTTTCCATAATCTCTATCAGACCCACGTGTTCCAGTCCACCGATGAGTCAGAAGATGAGTTTAGCTAAGAACAGCAGTGTGGGTGCTGTAGCGTGCATTTTTTCTTTGCCAGATAAATCCACTTGGGTTTTCATCTTGCAAACTAACTTCAAAAGTCTATGACTTCATCATCGATGTCGCTCACATCCGCTTTTCTCAGAAACAAAAGAGCTGATTGAAACAGCCAAATAAGGTGTGGGTCTCCTCTATGAAAGGAAGCCAGACACCACCCTCAGTGTTACAGGAAACAGGAAATACCTTCACCCACCTGGGAGCAGGCCTCCGTCTATAGCTCTGTTTGTGCTATGGCAAGTACTTTCTGGACCACTGAAGATGTACTGAAATGCCTGTGACTTGGATAGCTCAAAGATGAAATGACTTAAAGTTTTTTGTGCAGAGCGACCAATCAGAGAGGGCAGAGAGACTTACGGGACCGATCTTTGTTCCAGGCATGACAGCTAATTGGTTCCAGCAGGAAGCTATGGTAGGCCATGGCCAATCAGATGTTACAATCAGATGAGGAAGTGAGGAGAGGAACCAGGC
Proteins encoded in this window:
- the arpc1b gene encoding actin-related protein 2/3 complex subunit 1B, yielding MAYHSFLLEPISCHAWNKDRSQIALCPNNHEVHIYKKDGTKWAKIHELKEHNGPVTGIDWAPDSNRIVTCGADRNAYVWTLKEGAWKPTLVILRINRAARCVKWSPKENKFAVGSGSRLISICYFEQENDWWVCKHIKKPIRSTILSLDWHPNNVLLAAGSCDFKCRVFSAYIKEVEEKPGPTPWGSKMPFGEVLFESGGSGAAAETSGGGGWVHSVCFSHSGNRLAWVSHDSTVSVAEGGKTGTVKSLSSETLPLLCVTFITENSLVAAGHDCYPMLFVYDGAKGSLTFGGKLDVPKQAAQKGISARERFQNLDRRASETQSTDKNLNTLHKNSISEISVLEGGRSKCTKFCTTGMDGGMAIWDVKSLESAMKDLKIV